One window from the genome of Sulfodiicoccus acidiphilus encodes:
- the dcd gene encoding dCTP deaminase, producing the protein MILGDRDLKYFIDRGLIKVEPFSEDTVRENGLDLRVGKQIARMVNAGVLRLGEDVSNFFKVEDGEEFVINPSEHVLLTTQEYLELPTDVMAFVNLRSSFARLGLFIPPTIVDAGFKGELTIEVVGSAFPVELRAGTRFLHLVFAKTLTPIERPYSGKYQGQRGVTLPKFVK; encoded by the coding sequence ATGATCCTAGGAGACAGAGACCTCAAGTACTTCATAGACCGAGGACTGATCAAGGTCGAACCCTTCTCGGAAGACACTGTACGTGAGAACGGCCTGGACTTGAGGGTGGGGAAGCAGATAGCGAGGATGGTAAACGCTGGAGTATTAAGGCTAGGCGAGGACGTTTCGAATTTCTTTAAGGTTGAAGATGGGGAAGAGTTCGTGATTAACCCAAGCGAACACGTCCTCCTGACCACACAGGAGTATTTAGAACTTCCGACCGATGTTATGGCTTTCGTGAACCTTCGTTCCTCGTTCGCTAGGCTGGGGCTCTTCATCCCTCCCACCATAGTTGATGCCGGTTTCAAAGGCGAGCTCACAATAGAAGTGGTGGGTTCAGCTTTTCCAGTGGAACTACGAGCAGGAACGAGATTCCTCCACTTGGTGTTCGCGAAGACCTTGACTCCCATAGAGCGACCCTACAGCGGAAAGTACCAGGGACAGAGGGGAGTGACGTTGCCGAAGTTTGTGAAGTGA
- a CDS encoding DUF460 domain-containing protein: MHPGLDPTGKIDERTLVMGVDIEPGSSPNSVREAKYSVAIIDGKERVVTKLEGVPTPRLVRLIWDYRPRVLALDNVFELGGDERGFRKVMEMLPDNLQVVQVTYVDGEFLDIREIARRTGIEVRGKTDPLETAVIAARLALRNVGTGVKVVENRTKIIISKSRKYGPGGMSQNRFKRRIRGLLLQATRDIKSKLDAHGFDYDVFIRRSKSGLEGAMFVVYSPREALYGIVKKVRTHDLSVDVRPVYTTRVKFSGNRRKSDRPLVVGVDPGLEVGISVLDLQGAPVLLTTKRAIDREEILSIISQYGVPILVATDVNPVPDAVKKIAAQVGARIFVPEKSMSVEEKQELVSSLCSRFGLKVDDPHVRDSLACALRAYNEMEHKLRQVEGYLNRLELDVDHDRVLMCVAMGNPTMECVEREIESMLSPSEKEEVRAKTESKSQRPGEQRPPEQVSEMRKEVEQLRKRLREVLREKEEVEYRLEEERIMRNKELMNDRRIYRLAGELTIRNKIVTELKEELNQRAAEIQRLKEVVDMLVSGRGKIVRCEGKVQFCEGSLRILGDPVSYKVAVFVGEDYAIVDEGTLKDAEVLAKEREIEEGRKIDLVKLILDYRRERNESKT; this comes from the coding sequence ATGCACCCAGGCTTAGACCCCACTGGTAAGATAGACGAAAGGACGTTGGTCATGGGAGTGGACATAGAGCCTGGGTCAAGCCCAAACTCTGTTAGAGAGGCCAAATACTCCGTGGCAATTATAGACGGGAAGGAGCGGGTGGTAACTAAGCTCGAGGGAGTCCCTACTCCTCGTCTCGTTAGACTAATCTGGGACTACAGGCCGCGCGTCCTAGCCCTGGACAACGTTTTCGAACTTGGAGGAGACGAAAGGGGCTTCAGGAAAGTAATGGAAATGCTCCCAGACAACTTACAGGTAGTCCAGGTCACATACGTTGACGGGGAATTTCTCGATATTAGGGAAATCGCTAGACGAACGGGCATAGAGGTGAGGGGGAAAACTGACCCCTTGGAGACTGCCGTGATAGCTGCCAGGTTGGCCTTAAGGAACGTAGGAACTGGAGTGAAGGTTGTAGAGAACAGGACCAAGATAATAATTTCAAAATCGAGGAAGTACGGCCCTGGAGGAATGAGTCAAAACAGATTCAAAAGGAGAATAAGAGGGCTCCTACTTCAGGCTACTAGAGACATAAAGTCGAAGTTAGACGCTCACGGTTTCGACTACGACGTCTTCATCAGGAGATCCAAGTCGGGACTTGAAGGGGCCATGTTCGTTGTCTATTCTCCACGGGAGGCACTCTATGGTATAGTAAAGAAGGTGAGGACCCACGACCTATCGGTAGACGTGAGACCTGTCTACACAACTAGAGTTAAGTTCTCTGGGAATAGGAGGAAGAGCGACCGTCCGCTAGTAGTAGGAGTTGATCCTGGGTTGGAGGTGGGAATCTCCGTATTAGACTTACAAGGGGCTCCTGTTCTTCTCACAACTAAGAGGGCAATAGACAGGGAGGAGATCCTCAGCATTATCTCTCAATATGGCGTTCCAATTTTGGTGGCAACTGACGTTAATCCCGTTCCAGACGCGGTTAAGAAGATCGCAGCCCAGGTTGGGGCCAGAATTTTCGTCCCTGAGAAATCCATGAGTGTCGAGGAGAAGCAGGAACTGGTGAGCTCCCTATGTTCAAGATTCGGACTGAAGGTAGACGATCCTCACGTCAGGGATTCCTTAGCCTGTGCCTTGAGGGCCTACAACGAGATGGAGCACAAGCTGAGGCAAGTTGAGGGTTACCTCAATAGGCTCGAGCTTGACGTAGATCACGACAGAGTACTGATGTGTGTAGCGATGGGAAATCCGACCATGGAGTGTGTAGAAAGGGAAATAGAGTCCATGTTAAGCCCCAGCGAAAAGGAGGAGGTAAGGGCTAAGACCGAATCGAAATCCCAGAGGCCCGGCGAGCAGAGGCCTCCCGAGCAAGTGAGCGAGATGCGAAAGGAGGTCGAACAACTCAGGAAGAGATTGAGAGAAGTCCTTAGGGAGAAGGAGGAGGTCGAATATAGACTAGAAGAGGAAAGAATAATGCGGAACAAAGAACTCATGAACGATAGGAGGATTTACAGACTAGCTGGCGAACTCACCATAAGAAACAAAATCGTTACTGAACTCAAAGAAGAGCTGAACCAACGAGCCGCGGAAATCCAGCGACTAAAAGAAGTAGTGGATATGTTAGTGAGCGGTAGAGGGAAGATCGTAAGATGCGAGGGTAAAGTACAGTTCTGTGAGGGTTCGCTGAGGATATTAGGAGATCCTGTGTCGTATAAGGTAGCCGTGTTTGTTGGAGAGGACTACGCCATAGTGGACGAAGGAACCCTTAAGGATGCAGAAGTATTAGCGAAGGAGAGGGAGATCGAGGAAGGAAGAAAGATAGACTTAGTCAAGCTCATACTTGACTACAGAAGGGAAAGAAACGAGTCTAAAACATAG
- a CDS encoding methionine adenosyltransferase — protein MKNINVQESRRQDVDALEVELVERKGIGHPDYVADSASEEASRELSLYYLKRFGTILHHNLDKTLLVGGQAAPRFGGGDVIHPIYIVVSGRATTEVKTQEGTESVPIGRIVIESVRNWLKENFRYLDSEKHVIIDYKIGKGSADLVGIFNNRKAAPLSNDTSFGVGFAPFSTLERLVFTTERILNSKEFKAKVPEVGEDVKVMGLRKGNEIDITVAMAVISSLVGDPNHYMAVKEEVKQKVLDLASQLAPNHTVRVHINAGDRPEKGIFYLTVTGTSAEHGDDGMTGRGNRATGLITPMRPMSLEATAGKNPVNHVGKLYNVLANMAAKRIVEQVKGVKSVQIEVLGQIGRPIDDPMIVNVDTVAVDGKLTQDMKNEIRGVVDEALSDFQRLTDTILERNAPMF, from the coding sequence ATGAAGAACATTAACGTGCAAGAGAGTCGGCGCCAGGATGTGGATGCTCTCGAGGTAGAGCTAGTCGAGCGTAAGGGAATTGGTCATCCAGACTACGTCGCTGACTCGGCCTCCGAGGAGGCCAGCAGGGAACTCTCCCTATACTACCTTAAGAGGTTCGGAACTATTCTTCATCACAATTTAGACAAAACGCTATTAGTCGGGGGACAAGCAGCTCCAAGGTTCGGAGGTGGAGACGTCATCCACCCAATATATATAGTGGTCTCTGGCAGGGCCACTACCGAAGTTAAGACACAGGAAGGTACAGAGAGCGTTCCCATAGGTAGGATTGTGATCGAGAGCGTCAGAAACTGGCTAAAGGAGAACTTCAGGTATCTTGATTCAGAGAAACACGTGATAATAGACTACAAGATTGGGAAGGGCTCTGCCGATTTGGTCGGCATATTTAACAACAGGAAAGCCGCTCCTCTCTCAAACGATACAAGTTTCGGTGTAGGTTTTGCTCCTTTTTCAACATTGGAGAGATTGGTCTTCACAACCGAAAGGATCCTGAACAGCAAGGAATTCAAGGCAAAGGTGCCAGAGGTGGGAGAGGACGTGAAAGTGATGGGTCTTCGGAAGGGTAATGAGATAGATATAACAGTGGCTATGGCCGTCATCTCCTCCCTCGTTGGAGACCCTAACCACTATATGGCAGTTAAGGAGGAGGTTAAGCAGAAAGTTCTAGACTTAGCATCCCAGTTGGCCCCCAACCACACGGTGAGGGTTCACATCAACGCTGGAGACAGGCCAGAGAAGGGTATATTTTACCTAACAGTAACCGGTACCTCCGCCGAACATGGAGACGATGGAATGACCGGTAGAGGAAATAGGGCGACGGGCCTCATAACGCCTATGAGGCCTATGTCTCTAGAAGCCACTGCTGGAAAGAATCCAGTTAATCACGTTGGAAAGCTCTACAACGTATTGGCTAATATGGCGGCCAAGCGCATAGTTGAACAGGTGAAGGGAGTTAAGTCCGTTCAGATAGAGGTACTTGGGCAAATTGGTAGACCGATAGATGACCCCATGATAGTGAACGTCGATACGGTTGCGGTTGACGGCAAGCTCACACAGGACATGAAGAATGAGATACGAGGCGTGGTAGATGAAGCTTTAAGCGACTTCCAGAGGCTGACCGATACCATATTGGAGAGAAACGCCCCTATGTTTTAG
- a CDS encoding U6 snRNA-associated Sm-like protein LSm6 — translation MQAKVENPLKSLKMATNKLVLVKLKDGSEYVGRLDQSDGTMNLVLKDCSEVRENSNEVVTKYGHVLIRGSNILFVSIDYETVAGKEGSKL, via the coding sequence TTGCAGGCGAAGGTGGAGAATCCGTTAAAGAGCCTTAAGATGGCCACTAACAAGTTAGTCTTGGTGAAGCTCAAGGACGGCTCAGAGTACGTAGGCAGACTCGATCAGAGTGATGGGACGATGAACTTAGTACTTAAGGACTGTAGCGAAGTGAGGGAGAACAGTAACGAGGTAGTCACGAAGTACGGGCACGTCTTAATAAGAGGTAGTAACATATTATTCGTGAGCATAGATTATGAAACAGTCGCTGGGAAAGAAGGAAGCAAACTATAA
- a CDS encoding ArsR/SmtB family transcription factor, translating to MRLLNSNRVLMELIVTDPEGIYRTSYALASMTRINIVKMVSLRPMSVTEISEALRLTKGNVSNQIASLEEAGLLQASFENGVKGVRKLLKNRYEKIVLVLTE from the coding sequence TTGAGGCTTTTGAACTCTAACAGAGTGCTCATGGAACTGATAGTGACAGATCCGGAAGGGATATACAGAACGTCTTATGCGTTAGCCTCCATGACTAGAATAAACATTGTGAAAATGGTGAGTTTGAGGCCGATGAGCGTCACTGAAATAAGTGAAGCCCTCAGGCTTACTAAGGGGAACGTTAGTAATCAGATCGCATCTTTGGAGGAAGCTGGATTACTGCAAGCTTCGTTCGAGAATGGCGTCAAAGGTGTCAGGAAGTTACTTAAAAATAGGTACGAGAAGATAGTTCTCGTTCTCACCGAATGA
- a CDS encoding CTP synthase encodes MRGKYIVVTGGVLSSVGKGTVSASLGLLLKEMGLKVSLVKVDPYINVDAGTMNPYMHGEVFVTEDGAETDLDLGHYERFVGIDMSKYNNVTAGKVYFEVIRKEREGKYLGQTVQIIPHVTDEIKSMIHRAAEMADAEVTIVEIGGTVGDIESLPFLEAVRQMKLEDEGGVVFVHVALVEHLKATGELKTKPLQHSVQELRRIGIQPDIVVARAEVPLDEESRRKIALFTNVRPELVFSSYDVDTAYEVPSILQQQGLHKGVLSRLGISPRKEGSNPLEDFVKRMKNSSREVDLTLVGKYVKLKDSYISIREALYHAGVALNVKPKIKWVEAEELEGGEEKLSLLENSEGLMVLPGFGSRGVEGKIRAVRFARENNIPFLGICYGFQLAVVEFARDVLGLKGAHTTEVDPNTPHPVVTVLEGHKPTRGMGGTMRLGGQKIYIKDGTLMRAIYGTSVVDERHRHRYEVNPEYVDALEKAGLVVSGVSDEGLVEFVELKGHRFFVGTQPHPEYKSRPLRPSPIYMAFLAAAAGLEVSAQAVPITTLP; translated from the coding sequence GTGAGAGGTAAGTACATAGTGGTCACTGGTGGAGTGCTATCGAGCGTGGGGAAGGGGACGGTTTCAGCATCACTAGGTCTACTTCTTAAGGAGATGGGTTTGAAGGTATCTCTCGTTAAGGTTGATCCTTACATAAACGTAGACGCTGGGACCATGAATCCCTACATGCACGGCGAAGTCTTCGTCACAGAAGACGGCGCTGAGACCGATCTAGATCTGGGACACTACGAGAGGTTCGTCGGAATAGACATGTCGAAGTACAACAACGTCACGGCCGGAAAGGTGTACTTCGAGGTTATAAGAAAGGAGAGGGAAGGTAAGTATCTCGGTCAGACGGTCCAGATAATTCCTCACGTCACTGATGAGATAAAGTCGATGATACACAGGGCTGCTGAGATGGCCGACGCGGAAGTTACCATAGTGGAGATAGGAGGTACGGTAGGCGATATAGAGAGCCTTCCCTTCCTCGAAGCAGTGAGACAGATGAAGCTTGAGGACGAGGGGGGCGTAGTCTTCGTCCATGTTGCGCTAGTCGAACATCTGAAGGCTACGGGAGAATTGAAGACTAAGCCTCTTCAACACAGCGTGCAGGAACTCCGTAGGATAGGGATACAACCTGATATAGTTGTGGCTAGGGCAGAGGTTCCGCTTGACGAGGAAAGTAGAAGGAAGATAGCTCTTTTCACTAACGTTAGACCTGAGCTAGTCTTCTCCAGTTACGACGTGGACACGGCCTACGAGGTCCCCTCTATACTCCAGCAACAAGGACTTCATAAGGGAGTCCTCTCCAGACTTGGGATAAGCCCCAGGAAGGAGGGAAGTAACCCGCTCGAGGATTTTGTAAAAAGGATGAAGAACTCATCAAGGGAAGTCGATCTCACCTTGGTGGGTAAATATGTCAAGCTCAAGGACAGTTATATAAGCATAAGGGAAGCGCTCTACCACGCTGGAGTAGCCCTAAACGTCAAGCCCAAGATAAAGTGGGTGGAGGCCGAGGAGTTGGAGGGGGGAGAGGAAAAACTCTCGCTACTGGAGAACTCGGAAGGTTTAATGGTTCTACCAGGCTTTGGTTCCCGAGGAGTGGAGGGGAAGATAAGAGCTGTAAGATTCGCTAGAGAGAACAATATTCCCTTTCTAGGAATATGTTACGGCTTCCAGCTCGCTGTTGTCGAGTTCGCTAGAGACGTTTTAGGACTTAAAGGGGCTCACACCACTGAAGTGGACCCAAACACACCACATCCAGTGGTGACCGTACTAGAGGGTCATAAGCCAACTAGAGGAATGGGTGGAACCATGAGGTTAGGAGGGCAGAAAATTTACATTAAGGATGGTACGTTGATGCGTGCAATTTATGGGACTAGCGTCGTCGACGAGAGACATAGGCACAGGTATGAAGTCAACCCAGAGTATGTGGATGCGTTAGAGAAGGCTGGGTTAGTTGTATCTGGAGTGAGCGACGAGGGACTTGTGGAATTCGTCGAGCTCAAGGGACACAGGTTCTTTGTGGGAACTCAGCCTCATCCAGAGTACAAGAGCAGGCCTCTCAGGCCTTCTCCTATTTATATGGCGTTTCTAGCGGCAGCCGCCGGTTTGGAGGTTAGTGCACAAGCGGTTCCAATTACTACCCTTCCCTAG
- a CDS encoding CopG family transcriptional regulator: MKYLTLKLTEDEYKELEERARSEGYALVSDYVRTALFGRQEQTEKGVDINAISNAIAQRLERKLQDVLNPFTGKIDDLARRVTALEERVAGSEEQKPQKQQETRTQQQQRQEDQRKTAMDILKERGVLFESELRLRSPDAFFSKLDKEGAKIITTETERIAIDQEFLREFKEKLSTITTEDMEEAQKKLRPNEYKLFEKLKNYAVAIFDSTKHRWILLLE, translated from the coding sequence TTGAAGTACCTGACGCTGAAACTTACAGAAGACGAATATAAGGAGTTGGAGGAGAGGGCGAGATCAGAGGGATATGCTCTAGTTTCTGACTACGTCAGAACAGCATTATTTGGAAGACAAGAGCAGACGGAGAAGGGAGTTGACATTAACGCCATCAGTAATGCTATAGCTCAAAGACTAGAAAGAAAGCTACAAGACGTCCTCAACCCCTTCACCGGAAAGATAGACGACCTAGCTAGGAGGGTGACAGCATTAGAGGAGAGGGTAGCGGGGTCAGAAGAGCAGAAGCCTCAAAAACAACAGGAGACTAGGACCCAACAGCAGCAGAGACAGGAAGATCAACGTAAGACAGCGATGGATATATTGAAAGAGAGAGGAGTACTCTTCGAGAGCGAACTTAGGTTGAGGAGTCCTGATGCTTTCTTTAGTAAATTAGATAAGGAAGGAGCCAAGATAATAACTACAGAAACGGAAAGGATAGCAATAGATCAAGAGTTCCTAAGGGAGTTCAAGGAGAAGTTGTCCACGATCACCACTGAAGACATGGAGGAGGCTCAGAAGAAACTCAGACCAAACGAGTATAAGTTGTTCGAGAAGCTGAAGAACTATGCTGTCGCAATATTTGACTCTACCAAACATAGGTGGATTCTCCTTCTCGAGTAG
- the pdo gene encoding protein disulfide oxidoreductase, whose protein sequence is MEEYVELFNDEVKEALKDALKDMKEEVDVYVFTSNDADCQYCDLTVKLMKFIGEATPRPNGKGLLKVHVFNQGQDDDVFRKFMVERVPTVAFLDGIVRWTGAPIGEELRALVETIVRLSVGDSGLSPEVAKTVRESVKGKVRIETIVTHACPYCPYAALMGHMVAYEAFKAGRSNVVSDAIEAYENQDVAEKYQVMSVPTMAINGSVEFIGVPTEENLINSILEKQKAT, encoded by the coding sequence GTGGAGGAGTATGTAGAACTCTTCAATGACGAAGTGAAGGAAGCGTTGAAGGACGCGTTGAAGGATATGAAAGAAGAAGTCGACGTATATGTTTTCACGTCTAATGACGCCGATTGCCAGTACTGCGATCTCACCGTGAAGTTGATGAAATTCATAGGGGAGGCAACGCCCAGGCCTAATGGTAAGGGACTACTCAAGGTCCACGTCTTCAATCAGGGACAGGACGATGATGTATTCAGGAAGTTCATGGTAGAGAGAGTCCCAACAGTGGCCTTCTTAGACGGTATAGTTAGGTGGACTGGCGCCCCAATAGGAGAGGAATTGAGGGCTCTAGTAGAGACTATAGTGAGACTCTCAGTTGGAGATAGTGGACTCAGTCCCGAAGTCGCTAAGACGGTCAGGGAGTCAGTTAAGGGGAAAGTGAGAATAGAGACCATAGTCACTCACGCTTGCCCATACTGTCCATATGCGGCCTTGATGGGCCACATGGTGGCCTACGAGGCCTTCAAAGCTGGCAGGAGTAACGTGGTGTCTGATGCGATAGAAGCCTACGAGAACCAGGACGTGGCCGAGAAGTATCAAGTAATGTCAGTTCCAACAATGGCGATAAACGGTTCAGTGGAGTTCATAGGGGTTCCTACTGAGGAGAACTTAATCAATAGCATACTGGAGAAACAGAAGGCTACCTGA
- a CDS encoding TIGR00296 family protein, which translates to MELLDPRELNLESGKELVMIARESIERKLWGRKGELEVKNPVLQKRGMGFVTLETLYGDTTELRGCIGYLRPVAEIWKVIAQAALGAAFSDPRFPPLRKSELESIVIEVTVLSPPSLLVVENRWEIPGKVEIGIHGIVVEREPWYNGVLLPQVAPENGWDSQTFLAEGCLKAGMSPDCWLDKRTKVSVFTAVIFRERSPRGEVVQVEPRNFVAKVSNI; encoded by the coding sequence ATGGAACTTCTAGACCCGCGGGAGCTGAACCTGGAGTCGGGGAAGGAACTCGTGATGATAGCCAGGGAATCGATAGAAAGAAAGCTCTGGGGAAGGAAGGGAGAGCTGGAAGTGAAAAACCCAGTTCTCCAGAAAAGGGGGATGGGGTTCGTGACTCTAGAGACTCTATACGGGGACACAACAGAGTTAAGAGGCTGCATAGGTTACCTGAGACCGGTCGCGGAGATATGGAAGGTGATCGCTCAGGCAGCCCTGGGGGCAGCATTTAGTGATCCCCGTTTTCCACCTTTGAGAAAGAGTGAACTGGAGTCGATCGTCATAGAGGTGACTGTTCTTTCTCCCCCCTCACTACTGGTCGTCGAGAACAGGTGGGAGATTCCAGGTAAGGTGGAGATTGGTATACACGGCATTGTAGTGGAGCGGGAACCGTGGTACAATGGGGTCCTCCTACCCCAGGTGGCGCCCGAGAACGGGTGGGATTCTCAAACTTTCCTCGCAGAGGGATGTCTTAAGGCCGGAATGTCCCCCGATTGTTGGCTAGACAAGCGGACCAAGGTGAGTGTGTTTACTGCTGTAATATTCAGAGAGAGAAGTCCTCGTGGAGAGGTAGTCCAAGTAGAGCCAAGGAACTTCGTAGCGAAAGTCTCAAATATTTAA